A window of Coregonus clupeaformis isolate EN_2021a unplaced genomic scaffold, ASM2061545v1 scaf3674, whole genome shotgun sequence genomic DNA:
ctcctcactcagagtatgacagagggacagaggaatggAACTGGGTGTCCATTTCAGGATCATCAACAAAGGGTCTTTTTAGGGATTTCACCCGGAAGAAGAAAAAACAGCAAAGCGAGATGGAGATGGAGtgagatgtacagttgaagttggaagtttacatacacttaggttggagtcattaaaactcgtttttcaaccactccacacatttcttgttaacaaactatagttttggcaagtcggttaggacatctactttgtgcatgacacaagtaatttttccaacaattgtttacagacagattatttcacttataattcactgtatcacaattccagtgggtagaagtttacatacactaagttgactgtgcctttaaacagcttggaaaattccagaaaatgatgttatggctttagaagcttctgataggctaatttacatcatttgagtcaattggaggtgtacctgtggatgtatttcaaggcctaccttcaaactcagtgcctctttgcttgacatcatgggaaaatcaaaagaaatcagccaagacctcagaaaaaaaattgtagacctccacaagtctggttcatccttgggagcaatgtccaaacgcctgaaggtaccccattcatctgtacaaacaatagtacgcaagtataaacaccatgggaccacacagccgtcatgccactcaggaaggagacgcgttctgtctcctagagatgaacgtactttggtgcgaaaagtgcaaatcaatcccagaacaacagcaaaggaccttgtgaagatgctggaggaaacaggtacaaaaatatgtatatccacagtaaaacgagtcctatatcgacataacctgaaaggccgctcagcaaggaagaagccactgctccaaaaccgccataaaaaagccagactacggtttgcaactacacatggggacaaagatcgtactttttggagaaatgtcctctggtctgatgaaacaaaaatagaactgtttgcccataatgaccatcgttatgtttggaggaaaaagagagttcttgcaagccgaagaacaccatcccaaccgtgaagcacggaggtggcagcatcatgctgtgggggtgctttgctgcaggagggactggtgcacttcacaaaatagatggcatcatgaggaaggaaaattatgtggatatattgaagcaacatctcaagacactagtcaggaagttaaagcttggtcgcaaatggttcttccaaatggacaatgaccccaagcatacttccaaagttgtggcaaaatggcttaaggacaacaaagtcaaggtattggagtggccatcacaaagccctgacctcaatcatatagaacatttgtgggcagaactgaaaaagcgtgtgtgagcaaggaggcctacaaacctgactcagttacaccagctctgtcaggaggaatgggccaaaattcacccaacttattgtgggaagcttgtggaaggctacccgaaacgtttgacccaagttaaacaatttaaaggcaatgctacaaaatactaattgagtgtatgtaaacttctgacccactgggaatgtgatgaaataaataaaagctgaaataaataattctctctactattattctgacatttcacattcttaaaataaagtggtgatcctaactgacctaagacagggcattttgactaggattaaatgtcaggaattgtgaaaaactgagtttaaatgtatttggctaaggtgtatgtaaacttccgacttcaactgtattttctgTACTGTGATGGCTCTGTTTCAAAGAGTCCATATCAGATGTTCTTATATGACCTTCCACACTGTGTTTAAATGTTTTTTCCCTGTTTGTTCAAGCGTTATCATGTCCCCAGAGATGTTGGGTTTTGGGATGTTGAGCATCACAACTTGTGCTCTGGAAATCTGGTTTCACAAGTCAAACAGCATTCTGTCTGGTCTAGTTTCCTGAGTGTGACAATATAATGGTCTATACTCCACCCTCTAATGTATGTTGTGCTGCCACACAGCTAAATAgaaaaccatctctctctctcgatctatcactctctctccctccctcctcccccctttctctccttccctctctcaggTCTGGAACACCTGCCGTTCATGATGATGTCACACCCCCTGATCCCTGTCAGTATGGCCCCTGCCTCTGTCTCCATGGCGATGAGTCAGATGAACCACCTCAACACGTTAGCCAGCATGGCCTCTGCTGCCCAGGTCCAccactctaccctctcctcccgcGGCCGCATGGTCACCTCTGTTATAAAGGTATGTTAGCATGGAGGTCACCTCCATTATAAAGTATGTTAGCATGGTCATCTCCGTTATAAAGGTATGTTAGCATGGTCACCTCCGTTATAAAGGTATGTTAGCATGGTCACCTGTGTTATAAAGGTATGTTAGCATGGTCAACTCCATTATAAAGGTATGTTAGCATTGTCACCTCTGTTATAAAGGTATGTTAGCATTGTCACCTCTGTTATAAAGGTATGTTAGCATGGTTACCACCTTTATAAAGGTATGTTAGCATGCTCACCTCCGTTATAAAGGTATATTAGCATGGTCACCTCTGATATAAAGGTATGTTAGCATGGTCACATCCGTTATAAATGTATTGATGTTGACGTGTGTTTTCACTCACTATGGTGTTGTTCTTCATTCTAGGAGTGTGTTCGGGACAGTCCGTCTCCAGCTCCCTCTCTGGAGGACGGGAggaggtctgggagtcacctGTCATCTCGTCACAGCAGCAGCGTCTCCAGCTCCCCAGCACACACAGAACACTCTGCAGACAGGACCCGTAcgtacactaaccctaaccctaaccctaacccagcacaCAGAACACTGCAGACAGGACCCGTAcgtacactaaccctaaccctaacccagcacaCAGAACACTGCAGACAGGACCCGTACGTacactaacctaaccctaaccctaaccctaaccctaaccctaacccagcacaCAGAACACTGCAGACAGGACCCGTACGTacactaacccaaccctaactctaaccctaacccagcacaCAGAACACTGCAGACAGGACCCGTACGTacactaacccaaccctaactctaaccctaacccagcacaCAGAACACTGCAGACAGGACCCGTACGTacactaacccaaccctaactctaaccctaacccagcacaCAGAACACTGCAGACAGGACCCGTAtgtacactaaccctaaccctaactctaaccctaacccagcacaCAGAACACTGCAGACAGGACCCGTACGTACAGTACTCCATCTTTACTGTCTTTCCAGCCTCGTCTGGAATCAGATTATGAGTCCAGTTAGGGGAAAGCAACAGTTTATTTTCATCAAGCTAGCCACTATGTTCACCTCCTCTCTAAAGTGTGGTGCATACTGTGTGTTCCAGATGTGCACCAGAACGGCCTGTCCTCCAGCCATGCCCTGTTGGGCCTATCTCCCCAGTGCTCTGCCGGGTCCTAAAGAAGGAGATGTGGCCACCCTGGACTCTGGCCACGAAGCTAAGAGGAACCATGCTGAGAGAGGTAGGAtcatccttctctttctcttgttcttgattgttctctctctctctctctctctctctctctctctctctctctctctctctctctctctctctctctgtccccctctctctctctctctctctctctctgtgtctctctctctctctctctctctctctctctctgtctctctctgtctctctcgctatctctctctgtctctctctgtctgtctgtctgtctgtctgtcttctctctctctctctctctgtctctctcgcctatctctctctgtctctctgtctctctgtctctgtctctctctctctctctctctctctctctctctcaattcaattcaattcaattaaattcaatagactttattgacatggcaagtaaaattacttacattgtcaaagtatacatataacaaaaatggtgggaccaacagctataataatagtagtagtggaaatgggattaccattacagcaactacaacaacaatattaatgagaataacaatacattaaagcaatagtagtcgaccaatctcaacatgactgagaagacacactacatgctatgaaagccaaaacaaaacaggaaatattattgacattacattacacttttcactggctgtccctcaggttgtggcaggaggacacatatttggctgccaaaattgcacactttggcttttcacccaataaatattagattttttcttcctcttttatagtttcaaattctttgtactgaatgataatttcgggaaagaaagattctcttaggtctgagtatttgtcacagtgtaataggaaatgcagctctgtctctacctctccccgggggcagagtgagcacagcctgtcgtctctgggcagccaggtgtcatgagccctctcactccaccgggttaccaccttaattggtttccactatcttccactctgctcacctccctctctctactcagcctaactagctccacctgtccctgctctgctcggctctaattactctgccagctgcgctgcattacccactaacctctcccagtatttaaggccctgtctttcagctctccggtgtcagatcgtctgcaaagctcacacccggaacctgtttgctcgcgcttctggctcaccctggttttgtgaccccggacctgcctgttgaTTGGATACTcgtctgccttaggagatccagacctgcttctgccattacgactcctgactactcttcaatcccggtaactctgaccagccttctgccttgctactacgtattttggattcccttgaactgtactgctgcctggtttcattccgccctgttgtgtctgtgtctccccccccccaggacttctggaccacccaccaccggcttcataggacgatcgctgccactggggggcacagaccccagcgcctggacgggatccctgttacccctggagccttcattcactccctacttcccttttcccttaagtttaataaactttctggtgtgacgcacattgtggtcctctggtcgtctgtctgaatcgtgacagtacgatctgaccattatggactcagcgcacactttccccgacatggaaaccgatgagcatgagcagcagttccagcagcagcaacaacaactcgccatgctcattcaactcctcaccaaccttaccccagccagtctgcccaccagcccagccccccgagttacctgcccggtcattgcagccgctgcccgaacccaagattggaaaccccgagcggttcaacggcgattcaacccaggtccggccattcctgactagctgccgacttcagttctccttgcagccaaggaccttcgccacggaggggggctaaagttgggtatgccatcactcacctgacgggccgaggctcgactctggggaacagcagagttcgaacgtcaaacccccgcatgtgccaccttcgacctgtttgctgaggagatgctgaaggtgtttgacctggattcacccaccgcagaggcgtctcgtgaactgttcagtattcgacaaggcagacgtacagtcgcagaccattccatcgacttccgaaccctggctagacgaagttcttggaacacaccaccgttggtggacgcgttcttccatagtttggctgactatatcaaggacgaagttggtctccatgaactgccttccactcttgatgaagccatcgcactgactgtcaggatcgacagaaggatacagacccgtcagtcgtgagagggggcgccaaggtccacctactaccggcattcggagagatccgactgggctcctgtcatctactgccactcacccaggtcagcttgatcagtctgagcctagtggagattgggcgagcctccctcactcctgcagagcgccagcgccgcttacctcaaacctctgcctctattgtggaggtgatggacatcgtgtggtaacctgccctttaaagggccgaagctcaccgggcgtagggggggGAGTCCGGTCgggttcaatgaccatccagtcctccgaccgcaaaccctgctgcaagttcacctccgcctctctgactcaactcacaccctggctgctctggtggattctggcgcccgaagccaacataatggacgtcaagctggcacgccaactgggactggagaacctccgtttgacacctcctattcctgcccgggcactggacggacacttactcggatcggtcactcatgtcacggcccccggtctcgatgggtctgtccggaaaccatcaagaaactatccagtttcacctgcccctctccaggccaacccctcatcctgggttacccatggctccgccctggcacaacctcagctcgactgggtgaccggggtgatcaggggagtggggagaggactgccaccgaacctgcctgcttgctgccgcactaccctcggccagtacctactaactccgctccggacCCTCCAATGtccccagaatgctaccatggtctcagagaggtgtttaacaaagcaagagccacatctctgcccctcaccgaccgtacgactgtgccatcgacctcctccctggaacagccctccaaggggtcgtctttattcgttgtctgctcctgaaagaaagtccacggaggactacatcaatggctctctgtccgcaggattaatccaagttcatcttcatctcctgctggtgctggcttcttctttgtggggaagaaggacggatctcttcgcccctgcatcgactacaggggactcaacgacatcacagtgaaaaccagttacctctgcctctgctcacctctgcttttgagttgctccagggagccactgtttttaccaagttggatctcagaaacgcttaccacctagtgcggatccgggagggagatgaatggaaaaccgcattcaatacaccaacaggccactacgagtatctggttatgccttttggcctcaccaatgctcctgctgtgttccaggctctagtgaatgatgtactgcgggacatgttaaacaagtttgtcttcgtttacctggatgacatcttaatttactccagaaacctgtctgaacacacccgccatgtccagcaagtccttcatcgtcttctggagaattccctctacgccaaggcagagaaatgtgagtttcacgtcaagacagtggccttcctggggtaacatagtggcagaaggaagtatccaaatggatcctgccaaagtatcagcagtcaccggtggccagttccggagaacagaaagaagctgcaacagtttctggggtttgctaacttctataggaagtttatccggaactacagtaccgtgctgcccctctcactgctctaaccagcaccaagcaacccttcacctggaccccagcagccgacaaagccttcagtaccctcaaggtaggttcacctccgctcccatcctccagatgcctgatgtggaccggcatcattgtggaggtggacgcctgatgtgggagttggtgctgtgatttctcagtgggctgcggaggataggaagctccatccctgtgcctttttctcacgtcggttgtcccctctgagtgcaattacgacatagggaaccgtgagctgctggctgtgaagcttgccttggaggagtggcgtcactggctggaggggtccaccattccatttctcgtttggaccgatcataagaacttggagtacatccgacggccaaacggttgaactccaggcagtcccgctgggccctgttcttcaccaggtttaatttcactctgtcataccggcctggatcacgcaacaccaagccagacgcccctcccgtcaattccagaaggatgacacccctccaaggaccctgtgtcgattctgccaagtccctgcatcgttgcagctctgacctgggctgttgaggaacaggtgctggaggctctccgtaaccagccaggtcccagcacttgcccagctgaccgccttttgtcccccgaagacctgaggtcccaggtcattcagtggggacatgactcccgcctagcttgtcaccctggctccacccgcacttacaacctgctcgcccagaggttctggtggcccctctgaggaaggatgtacgggaattcgtccaagcctgccccatctgcaaccaacacaagtcgtcctgccagcccccagccggattgctgcagcccctgcctgtgcccagacgtccctggtctcacatcgcccttgactttgtcacggggctgcccccctcaagtggcatgaccgccattctcaccatcgttgaccgtttcagcaagatggcacacttcattccctccccaagctcccaaccgccaaggagaccgcccaggtggtcctggaacacgtcttccggatccacggactgccaagggatgttgtttctgaccgtggtccacaattctctctccgcttttggaaggagttctgtcacctgctgggagccacagtcagtctgacttccggattccatccccaatccaatg
This region includes:
- the LOC123490337 gene encoding dachshund homolog 1-like, translating into MMMSHPLIPVSMAPASVSMAMSQMNHLNTLASMASAAQVHHSTLSSRGRMVTSVIKECVRDSPSPAPSLEDGRRSGSHLSSRHSSSVSSSPAHTEHSADRTHVHQNGLSSSHALLGLSPQCSAGS